TTATATGATCctaaaattttaataaaaaaatatttttgttttttaacaaagagtaaactgccaaaatggtcggTTTGGTTACTTTAGTcaaaaactcaaatcttttgaatctgggtccgagtggttttaattttgttgtcatttcatccaaaatcaaaatatagTCAGATTTTTcggttaacatccagttttttttttttttttgtcgttttcctctcttttaatgaagggcgaaatggtcttttaacgttttattataactaattaaaaaaatcTTACCATTTTGCCCATCGTTAAaaggaggaaaaagacaaaaaagctgGATTAATACGCTGGATTAATACTGGAAAATCTGACCAGGTTTTCCGTTTAATGGCAATAAAATTGAACTcatagggacccagatttaaaaggtttgaaaggtttgagttttggactaaagtgccaaaagtgaacaaacctcatggaccattttggcagtttactctttaacaAATTTACATTACAAGACCTGAACTTTCAGAAAGTTACCGACACTCTCTACTTTAAGCTGCAATGGTTACCAACGAAGTATAGATTTCATTATACAAAGTTACATATGTTGcgctatgtttttttttttttgctatacAAAGTGTCGTTACAATATTGATACTATAATAAAACGAACCAATAAAGCCATATTATCGCCACAACGTGCGAAGTCATATTACTAGTAATTACTCTAGAGTAATTGTATAATTACGATGGTTATATATGTGTCGATTTACTTTACACTAGTTATATAATTACTCTAGTAATTACTCTGGTTATATAACTACCAGgggcgtctctgagaattcatataccatgttcgagctcgaaaaaatgtgccctcccgtaatgttttattattattattattattgttattattattatttatttatttattattattattatttattattattattattattatttaaaatcaaatgtgtattgggctcactaaatcAAATGGATATTGGGCTaacttctaaaccataaaaattgttttgtaaatGGGCCTATTTTGGAGTTGGTATGGGTatgctatttaaaaaaaattaacatgtatATATATCGGATTTAAGAAAAAACACGTGCCCCTCGAAATTACTGGCCCTGTAtggtggtcctccccgcacaccctcATCACCGCCCATGATAACTACTAACATAGAGTCATTTTTGTAAATAGATGTTTGAGTTGAATTAGAATTACTCTACAATAATTATTATATAACTATGCTAGTAATTACTCTTAGtaattatataattttatatgaCTACTCTAGAGTAATTTAGGATATGTTTGAAACTACGCTAGTTATAATTACTCTAGAGTTATTATATAATTACTTTAGATATATAAGTTTATTCTAGATATGTGTGATATGGTGTTGTATTGTAATTTTATTGTATTTATCTGGTGCACTGATTTTATGACAAAACACAAAATATTAAATTAGAGTGAGAATTATTAATTTTGGAGGTATAGTTAAATCTTAAGAACTGGACAAATAGatacaaaaattaaatatataaataaatgcaTAAATTTTGCAGGTATAGTCAAATTTTAGAGTATAATAACTGAAAAAATAAATTATGAAATTAAAGAGGTTGAGGGTTTAAATCTGCAAGGTATAGGAGTATTTGGGAATACGTTAGTTTGCCGTTCAGAAAAGACGTAAATAAACGTGTAAGTTAAGGTCATTAATGATTTACCAGTTGTTTATACTAGGGCTGGCAATTCTTACACAAGCACaataacacgacacgaacctacacgaagtcaTGTTTCGTGTTTGACCTTAACAGGTTTCATGTCTAAAACAAGTCGACACGATAAGACCTTAACAGGTTTCATGTCTAAACAGGTTAAAACACGTTAACCTGTTAAGACCCGTTAAGTACATgtttataattaaaaataaaaaaatattatatgtggGTGTGGACAGGGGGTCATCATTCGTGGTACCTGAGatgaattatacacaaacacacGCCGTTCTTTTTCCACAATCCAATCCCTAATTTTTAAATCTCTCTCACAAACACCACCATTCCCTGTCCGGTTCACAGCTTCCCCAATTCGgccgtgttcgtgtcttaaacaggtcgtatgatacgttggtaattttttcgtgtcttaacaggtcgttttgtgtaacctgtttattaaCAGGTTCGTGTTTGTGTTTCAAAAATCTGACACGATGAGATttcatgtcgtgttcgtgtttacgTGTTTCGGGTTCGTGTCTTATTGTGTCCGTGTCTTAACAGATCGGGTTAACCCGTTATGCCTGCCCGACTTTATACTAGAAATGAAATTTGGGTCGAACAGTTTGTCACATTTTCGAGATCTTTCTGTCTACTGCTTATTGGCCCGTAACTTCACTTGTATCCCAAGTTATGCTACTTTTTATGTTTGGGACTTTTCTGTCGTGTTTTCCTCTGTCTAGCTGGTCCAAGTAGGAGTCTAATAATCGTTTCGATAGTTTTTTAGACGATGAAGCTAAAGGTGTAATAATATAACTTGTTACAGATAACAACAGGAAACAATGATAAGGGTTTGAAGCTTTATGACCCAGGCTACCTTAACACAGCTCCTGTTAGATCATCAATCTGCTACATTGATGGTGACGAAGGGATCTTAAGATACAGAGGCTACCCGATTGAAGAGTTGGCAGAGGGTAGTTCATTCTTGGATGTAGCATACCTTTTAAGTAAGCCCTATAAACATGATCAATACTAACAGTTCAATGTACATGTTCTCGAATTTTGTGACGTGTCTGACTAATGTTTGTTTTTTTGCAGTGTATGGAAACTTACCTTCTCAGAGCCAGTTAGCCGATTGGGAGTTTTCTGTAGCACAACATTCAGCTGTTCCACAAGGAATTTTGGTTAGATGGTTTTATATTCAATCTTGCTTGCAAATTTGGATAAATAATGTTAGGTAAATACCATAAAAAGCCGTCATGCTTTCTTATCTTATACAAAGCAGTGTCCCAGCCTAAAATAAGGAAGTATGTCGGATTTTTATGGTATTAACCTagtaaagttttgtataaaaactTGAGAACATATTTATCATGGTGACTTTGTTTTAAGTTCCTTTAGATAATTGTTTTTCCGGTTTCTTGACGTGGGACGATTTTCTATCTTAAAAACGTAAAACGTGTGTGGCAGGATATCATACATGCCATGCCTCATGATGCTCATCCAATGGGTGTTCTAGTCAGTGCAATGAGCGCCCTTTCTGTATTCCATCCCGATGCTAACCCTGCTCTTAAAGTAAGTAATTCCACTTTCAAACATTATCAACTCAATACGCTGATTTTCGGTTTTTTCTATATCATTTTGAATACATTCTCAGTTTTTACTTTGTTGATATAGGGTCAAGACCTGTACCAGTCTAAGCCAGTGAGAGACAAGCAAATAGTGCGCATACTCGGGAAGGTTTGACttttgactttgattttgacCTGTTTTTAAGGCTGTTTATCGTACTTTTTTTGATGATTTGAGCTTATACGTTATTAATTAATCACAGGCGCCAACTATAGCAGCAGCGGCTTATTTAAGAATGGCAGGGAGGCCTCCTGTTCTTCCTTCCAGCAACCTTTCGTACTCGGAGAACTTCTTATACATGCTAGATTCATTGTAAATAACATTATTACCTGTTTGGCTATTTTTATTATGGAAATGCTATCGTTGCGTATTTTGATTATGTAAACAAAGTTGAGATATACACTTTATAAACTTGCAGAGGTGACAAGTCTTATAAACCAAATCCCCGACTTGCTCGAGTGCTCGATATTCTCTTTATTTTACATGCTGAACATGAGATGAACTGCTCCACAGCAGCAGCAAGACATCTTGCATCAAGGTATTGAAATTGGACAATTATATTGAGACAAATTAAAAATAGAAATATAAAAAATAGTTTTCTGATGTGCATGCAGTGGTGTTGATGTATACACGGCTCTTGCTGGAGCTGTTGGAGCATTATACGGGCCTCTCCATGGTGGAGCAAATGAGGTATGCTGATATTATTTATATAGACAGTTattgtgttttattttatttacaaaaaaaaaaaaaaaagaattattacaAATGACAAAGTAAAGTTTTAAATAAACATGTTATAGAAGGTTGTATCATGTATGCATAAAAAACACTTAGGGTTCCTTTTTTCAACAcattcatgttttttttttttataataaagagttaaatgccattttagtccatgtggtttggaccattttgccagtttagtccaaaggtttgagacgttgccattttagtccaaataattTCAAGCGTTGCCATTTAGTCCATCGggttaactccgtccattttttctgttagctagaagggtaatccgatcattttatatggtcgaattgcccttctagttaacttAATTACATGtaaaatgaccgaaatgcccTTCTACCTAACAGAATAAAGGGatggagttaacccagtggactaaaatggcaacgcttgaaattatttggactaaaatggcaacgtttcaaacctttggactaaaatggcccaaaccacagggactaaaatggcatttaactctataatAAATGAACCTGCAAAATGAATTTATTTAAATTTCTTGTGGTATCTTTGTGTCACAGGCGGTCCTAAAGATGCTAAATGAGATTGGAACTGTTGACAATATCCCAGAGTTCATTGAAGGTGTGAAAAACAGGTTGGTTTTTTTCTC
The sequence above is drawn from the Helianthus annuus cultivar XRQ/B chromosome 12, HanXRQr2.0-SUNRISE, whole genome shotgun sequence genome and encodes:
- the LOC110894739 gene encoding citrate synthase, glyoxysomal encodes the protein MEYNSSVIARSRLAVLSAHLSACVESNDIIPAVLDQSPVSGQVFVAPPVNLKGSLIIVDERTGKKYKLPVSDEGTVKATDLKKITTGNNDKGLKLYDPGYLNTAPVRSSICYIDGDEGILRYRGYPIEELAEGSSFLDVAYLLMYGNLPSQSQLADWEFSVAQHSAVPQGILDIIHAMPHDAHPMGVLVSAMSALSVFHPDANPALKGQDLYQSKPVRDKQIVRILGKAPTIAAAAYLRMAGRPPVLPSSNLSYSENFLYMLDSLGDKSYKPNPRLARVLDILFILHAEHEMNCSTAAARHLASSGVDVYTALAGAVGALYGPLHGGANEAVLKMLNEIGTVDNIPEFIEGVKNRKRKMSGFGHRVYKNYDPRAKVIKKLAEEVFSIVGRDPLIEVAIALEQAALSDEYFVKRKLYPNVDFYSGLIYRAMGFPTEFFPVLFAIPRMAGYLSHWRESLDDPDTKIMRPAQVYTGVWMRHYIPAQERMSSPGVVADKLGQVSVSNATKRRLSGSAV